In Candidatus Contubernalis alkalaceticus, the following proteins share a genomic window:
- the miaB gene encoding tRNA (N6-isopentenyl adenosine(37)-C2)-methylthiotransferase MiaB produces MNQHKKFHLKTFGCQMNVHDSEVLAGFLEGLGYQEVDDVKETDIVIMNTCAIRQKAEEKVVGMIGKLKKLKRENPSLIIGICGCMVQQEKTAEMIKSRFPYVDLIFGTHNLHRFSELLTEAQESRETILDIWPEGKEVVEGLPISRKDGIKAWVNITYGCNNFCSYCVVPYVRGREKSREIVNIMMEVEGLAKEGYKEVTLLGQNVNSYGKDLGQGVSFALLLEKMGNIQGLERIRYMTSHPRDFNRELIEVISRSQKVCEHFHLPIQSGSSKILDKMNRGYTREHYLKVVADIQKMIPNSSITTDFIVGFPGETEEDFLDTLEIVEKVRFDASFTFIYSVRKGTKAADMPNQIPEEVKKERLYRLNEIQNRISREIHEVLKGSIVNVLVEGFSRENDSYLTGRTRTNKLVNFTGNKEIVGKIIPVKITEAKTWSLDGEMVQETVRKR; encoded by the coding sequence GTGAACCAACATAAAAAATTTCATCTTAAGACCTTCGGCTGTCAGATGAATGTTCATGACTCAGAAGTTCTGGCGGGCTTTTTAGAAGGCCTGGGTTACCAGGAGGTTGATGATGTAAAGGAAACAGATATAGTTATTATGAATACCTGTGCCATACGCCAGAAAGCCGAAGAGAAAGTAGTGGGCATGATTGGGAAGCTGAAAAAGCTTAAAAGGGAAAATCCAAGCCTGATTATCGGTATATGTGGTTGTATGGTGCAGCAGGAAAAGACAGCAGAAATGATAAAAAGTCGTTTTCCCTATGTGGATCTGATTTTTGGGACTCATAACCTACACCGTTTTTCAGAACTTTTAACAGAAGCCCAGGAGAGCAGGGAGACGATTTTGGATATTTGGCCCGAGGGTAAGGAGGTTGTGGAGGGGCTGCCAATATCCCGCAAGGATGGAATTAAGGCCTGGGTGAATATAACTTATGGGTGCAATAATTTCTGTTCTTATTGCGTGGTTCCCTATGTCCGGGGCCGGGAAAAGAGTCGGGAAATTGTCAATATTATGATGGAAGTTGAAGGACTGGCTAAAGAAGGTTATAAAGAAGTGACCCTTTTAGGGCAAAATGTGAATTCCTATGGAAAGGATTTAGGACAGGGGGTTTCTTTTGCTCTGCTTCTTGAAAAAATGGGAAATATTCAGGGGCTGGAAAGGATACGTTATATGACTTCTCATCCTCGGGATTTCAACCGGGAGCTTATAGAGGTGATATCCCGTTCACAAAAGGTTTGTGAGCATTTTCATCTTCCTATACAGTCAGGGAGCAGTAAAATATTGGATAAAATGAACCGGGGATATACCCGAGAGCACTATTTAAAGGTGGTTGCTGACATACAAAAGATGATCCCCAACTCAAGTATTACTACGGATTTTATTGTGGGTTTTCCAGGGGAGACAGAGGAGGATTTTTTGGATACTCTGGAAATTGTGGAAAAGGTCAGGTTTGATGCGTCTTTTACTTTTATTTATTCTGTTCGTAAGGGTACCAAAGCGGCAGATATGCCGAACCAGATTCCAGAGGAGGTAAAGAAAGAAAGGCTTTATCGCTTGAATGAAATTCAAAACCGTATAAGCCGGGAGATTCATGAAGTCCTCAAAGGAAGCATAGTGAATGTTTTGGTGGAGGGATTCAGCCGGGAAAATGATTCATATTTGACCGGGAGAACCCGTACTAATAAGCTGGTAAATTTTACGGGAAACAAAGAAATAGTAGGAAAAATTATTCCGGTAAAAATTACCGAGGCAAAAACCTGGAGTCTAGACGGAGAGATGGTCCAGGAGACAGTTAGGAAGAGATAG
- a CDS encoding AAA family ATPase, with protein MNFTKGSNTSGAPKNKGKNKHLPKKIMFRGLESGEISAGQVLRYMKDYDSQLRNGSQENSTENIANIAIILQQLDQLIGLQRVKTLVKEAEAYIEIQRRRQFYNLNNESLVLHMIFTGNPGTGKTTVARILGELFKEMKVLPQGHLVEVERADLVGEYIGHTAQRTREQIKKAIGGILFVDEAYSLARGGQKDFGKEAIDTMVKAMEDYKTEFILILAGYPREMAHFLTVNPGLKSRFPIHLDFPDYSQEELLAIAELMLKNRQYRLSGEARVFLKGLLDKKDRKNNFSNARFMRNLIEQSIRRQALRLVRKKETTRDELMLIAREDIRLEIEEEVVGEELTFEKLFGDW; from the coding sequence ATGAATTTTACAAAAGGCTCAAACACATCTGGTGCACCTAAGAATAAAGGAAAAAACAAACATCTGCCAAAAAAAATAATGTTTCGGGGCCTGGAAAGTGGAGAAATCTCAGCAGGCCAGGTACTACGTTATATGAAAGATTATGATAGTCAACTGAGAAATGGAAGCCAGGAAAATTCCACAGAGAATATTGCAAACATTGCCATCATTCTGCAGCAGTTGGATCAGTTAATTGGACTACAGCGGGTTAAAACATTAGTAAAAGAAGCAGAGGCTTATATTGAAATTCAGCGACGTCGACAATTTTACAACTTGAACAATGAATCCCTGGTATTGCATATGATTTTTACCGGAAATCCTGGGACCGGAAAAACAACTGTTGCACGAATTTTGGGGGAACTGTTTAAAGAGATGAAAGTGCTCCCCCAGGGTCATTTAGTGGAAGTAGAGAGGGCGGATTTGGTTGGGGAATACATAGGACACACCGCCCAAAGAACCAGGGAACAAATAAAAAAAGCCATTGGGGGGATCCTTTTTGTGGATGAGGCTTATTCCCTGGCCCGGGGAGGACAAAAAGACTTTGGGAAGGAAGCCATTGATACTATGGTAAAAGCCATGGAGGATTACAAGACAGAGTTTATTTTAATTTTGGCGGGATATCCTCGGGAAATGGCGCATTTCCTGACGGTGAATCCAGGGTTGAAGTCCCGTTTCCCTATACATTTAGATTTTCCAGATTACAGTCAGGAAGAATTATTGGCGATTGCAGAATTGATGTTAAAAAACAGACAATACCGTTTGTCAGGCGAAGCCCGTGTGTTTTTAAAAGGCTTGCTGGACAAGAAAGACCGGAAGAATAATTTCAGCAATGCTCGGTTTATGAGGAATTTAATAGAACAATCTATACGAAGGCAGGCCCTTAGGTTAGTGCGCAAAAAAGAAACTACCCGGGACGAACTGATGTTAATTGCCAGAGAGGATATACGGTTGGAAATAGAGGAGGAGGTTGTTGGGGAGGAGTTGACCTTTGAAAAATTGTTTGGTGATTGGTAA
- a CDS encoding GTPase domain-containing protein, which yields MKNCLVIGKPNVGKTLFVINFAIYLGLKKIKFTFVDSLGRQHNRDYTKEMAKKYLTGVKPHHTRCLQKITIKLAEGKGKKNLILTDSTGLKDGIHPKAEIRKAMAQTLESLLEADLILHMVDISKMIYANRESTILDMEYIDRQIMDLGRERSGYLLLINKIDLLQSYQNREKIKQQFSGIPVFLISSVTGEGFPEVKSYVWNSV from the coding sequence TTGAAAAATTGTTTGGTGATTGGTAAACCTAATGTAGGAAAGACTCTTTTTGTAATAAATTTTGCCATATATTTGGGCTTAAAAAAAATAAAATTTACTTTTGTGGATAGTTTGGGACGGCAGCATAACCGGGATTATACAAAAGAAATGGCCAAAAAATATTTGACCGGTGTTAAACCTCATCACACCCGTTGTCTTCAAAAAATTACCATAAAACTGGCAGAAGGCAAGGGGAAAAAAAATTTGATATTAACAGACAGCACCGGATTGAAAGATGGTATCCATCCAAAGGCGGAAATCCGCAAGGCTATGGCTCAGACTCTTGAGTCTCTTTTAGAAGCTGATTTGATTTTACATATGGTAGACATTTCTAAAATGATTTATGCCAATCGTGAAAGCACTATCTTGGATATGGAATATATTGATCGGCAGATCATGGATTTAGGCCGGGAACGGAGCGGTTACCTTTTGCTTATTAATAAGATTGACCTGCTCCAGTCTTACCAAAACAGGGAAAAAATTAAACAACAATTTTCCGGTATCCCGGTTTTTTTAATTTCCTCTGTGACCGGCGAGGGTTTTCCGGAGGTGAAATCATATGTATGGAATAGTGTTTAG
- a CDS encoding GltB/FmdC/FwdC-like GXGXG domain-containing protein, which translates to MKVLDAHKLYYKELNDIIKAEAPREKEIRIKNVRGQRFIGGTLNEGCTLFLDGVPGNDMGSFMNGAHIVVSGNAQDGVGNTMNKGEIIIHGHAGDIMGYAMRGGEIYVKTEVGYRVGIHMKEFGEQIPQLIIGGSAGNFLGEYMAGGVIIVLGIGYSPEESIGSFCGTGMHGGRIYLRGEIPSYKFGREVKEVALEEEDYSLLESKVKKYCSYFDYPYEEINLKDFHKFVPKGSRPYGNLYAY; encoded by the coding sequence TTGAAAGTATTGGATGCGCATAAATTATATTATAAAGAGTTAAATGATATCATTAAAGCAGAAGCCCCCCGTGAAAAAGAAATAAGAATTAAAAATGTCAGGGGACAGCGGTTTATTGGAGGGACTTTGAATGAAGGGTGCACTTTATTTTTGGACGGTGTCCCCGGGAATGATATGGGTTCTTTTATGAACGGTGCTCATATAGTGGTCAGCGGAAATGCCCAGGATGGTGTGGGAAACACTATGAACAAAGGGGAAATTATCATACACGGTCATGCCGGAGATATCATGGGTTATGCTATGCGGGGCGGTGAAATCTATGTGAAGACTGAAGTAGGATATCGGGTGGGCATCCATATGAAAGAATTTGGAGAGCAGATCCCTCAGCTGATTATTGGAGGTTCTGCAGGCAATTTTCTAGGAGAATACATGGCCGGAGGAGTTATTATTGTTTTGGGGATCGGATATTCACCGGAAGAATCCATTGGAAGTTTCTGTGGTACCGGAATGCATGGAGGGCGAATATACCTCCGGGGAGAAATCCCCTCTTATAAATTTGGCAGGGAAGTAAAAGAGGTTGCTCTGGAGGAAGAGGATTATAGTTTATTGGAAAGTAAAGTTAAAAAGTACTGTAGTTATTTCGATTATCCCTATGAAGAAATAAACTTAAAGGATTTTCATAAATTTGTTCCCAAAGGTTCAAGGCCTTATGGAAATCTTTATGCATACTAA
- the mutS gene encoding DNA mismatch repair protein MutS, which translates to MAKETPMIKQYWEIKNKHQDKLLFFRVGDFYEMFFEDAKAAARELEIVLTSRDNNVPLAGVPYHAVNSYIARLIEKGYKVALCDQVEDARLAKGLVKREVTRVITPGTVLDENLLQGSQNNYLCGLYISEEGIGLSALDVSTGEFLAVQFTGEDRFAKLQEELMKFNPAECVFNASAAENPHLTKVLDRISGALRTPFRDYCFSPEKIKETFSALFNILSLESLGCTDFPLAAGAAAAVTAYLKELHIGSLSHINRLKFYQPKNYMMIDGVTRRNLELTQTIRTSKKSGSLLGVLDHTLTSNGGRLLRKWILEPLNEKNQIELRLQGVQEFMDTPFIREDCQRVLDNVYDLERIMGRINFGSAHARDLIQLKKTLKEFPFIKDLLHQLQSSIYKELKEKFNTLEELYSLIEECLVDNPPVSIKEGGLIKDGYDLELDEIRKISRQGKNWILELEKEERERTGIKTLKIGFNKVFGYYIDISKSRLNNIPEDYIRKQTLVNSERFITPRLKELEEKILGADEKIEAREYYLFEQVRSAAAKKTPQIQRSARVIAVLDCLLSLARAAIQNHYCRPSINQENRVVIREGRHPVVEKCLLDQQFVPNDTILDEEEYRILIITGPNMAGKSTYMRQVALICLMAQMGSFVPAQSAELCPVDRIFARVGAADDLAGGQSTFMVEMNELANILNNATPQSLVVLDEIGRGTSTFDGMSIAWAVVEYLHDMRSSGAKTLFATHYHELTDLEESLPAVKNYSIAVKEEGEDIVFLRKVIPQKADRSYGIQVARLAGLPTELITRAADILSELEHEKHKNFSTVLCETERTTSEVFGDCNLRKGLKVGVNSWGVMEEHRTTITDTLLKIKSADPLRTTPMEALNVLHEIYEILKRLDIDLEEEL; encoded by the coding sequence TTGGCTAAGGAAACACCTATGATAAAGCAGTATTGGGAAATAAAAAATAAGCATCAGGATAAATTATTATTTTTCCGGGTAGGGGATTTTTATGAGATGTTTTTCGAAGACGCTAAAGCGGCTGCCAGGGAGTTGGAAATCGTTCTGACTTCTCGGGACAATAATGTCCCTTTGGCAGGTGTCCCTTATCATGCCGTAAATTCATATATTGCCAGGCTGATTGAAAAAGGGTATAAGGTTGCCCTGTGTGACCAGGTGGAGGATGCCAGGTTAGCAAAAGGACTGGTAAAAAGGGAAGTAACTCGGGTAATCACTCCGGGAACGGTTTTAGATGAAAACCTCCTTCAGGGTTCACAGAACAATTACCTGTGTGGGCTCTATATATCGGAAGAGGGAATTGGCCTTTCTGCGTTGGATGTATCTACCGGTGAATTTCTTGCAGTTCAATTTACGGGGGAGGACAGGTTTGCAAAACTGCAGGAGGAACTTATGAAATTTAATCCTGCAGAGTGTGTTTTCAATGCCTCAGCCGCAGAGAATCCACACTTGACGAAGGTTTTGGATAGGATATCGGGAGCACTGCGCACCCCTTTTAGGGATTACTGTTTCTCCCCAGAAAAGATAAAAGAAACTTTTTCCGCACTATTTAATATTCTCTCCTTGGAAAGCCTGGGCTGTACAGATTTCCCCCTGGCAGCCGGGGCTGCAGCAGCGGTTACAGCCTATCTTAAAGAACTGCATATAGGCTCCCTGTCCCATATAAACCGCCTTAAGTTTTATCAACCGAAAAACTATATGATGATTGATGGGGTAACTCGGAGGAATCTGGAACTGACTCAGACCATCAGAACAAGTAAAAAAAGCGGCTCCCTACTGGGGGTGCTTGATCATACCCTGACCTCCAACGGTGGTAGGCTCTTGAGAAAATGGATCCTTGAACCACTAAATGAAAAAAACCAAATTGAACTTCGATTGCAGGGGGTTCAGGAGTTTATGGACACTCCCTTTATTCGGGAGGACTGTCAGCGGGTATTGGATAATGTTTATGACCTGGAAAGGATTATGGGACGTATAAATTTTGGCAGCGCCCATGCTCGGGATTTAATCCAATTAAAAAAAACGTTGAAAGAATTTCCTTTTATTAAAGACCTGCTGCACCAACTGCAAAGTTCTATTTATAAAGAATTGAAGGAAAAATTTAATACTCTGGAGGAACTGTACAGTTTAATTGAAGAATGTCTGGTGGACAACCCTCCGGTTTCCATAAAAGAAGGCGGACTGATTAAAGACGGGTACGATTTAGAACTGGATGAAATACGAAAGATTTCCCGGCAGGGTAAAAACTGGATCCTGGAGCTGGAAAAAGAAGAAAGGGAAAGGACGGGAATTAAGACCCTTAAAATAGGTTTTAACAAAGTTTTCGGTTATTATATTGATATCAGTAAATCCAGGCTGAACAATATCCCTGAAGATTATATTAGAAAACAAACCCTGGTGAATTCCGAAAGATTTATTACTCCCCGTCTAAAGGAATTAGAGGAGAAAATTCTAGGAGCAGATGAAAAAATTGAGGCCAGAGAGTATTATTTATTCGAACAGGTGAGAAGCGCTGCCGCCAAGAAGACCCCCCAAATTCAGAGAAGCGCCCGGGTTATCGCTGTTTTGGATTGCTTGTTAAGCCTGGCCAGGGCAGCCATTCAGAACCATTACTGCCGACCATCTATAAACCAAGAGAACCGGGTAGTGATACGGGAAGGAAGGCACCCGGTGGTAGAAAAGTGCCTTTTGGATCAGCAGTTTGTTCCCAATGATACCATACTGGATGAAGAGGAATACAGAATCCTTATTATTACCGGCCCTAATATGGCTGGAAAGTCTACATACATGCGTCAGGTAGCCTTGATTTGCCTGATGGCTCAGATGGGTTCCTTTGTGCCCGCCCAGAGTGCTGAACTATGTCCGGTAGACAGAATATTTGCCAGGGTGGGGGCAGCAGATGACCTGGCCGGTGGACAGAGCACTTTCATGGTGGAAATGAACGAATTGGCAAATATCTTAAATAATGCTACCCCTCAAAGCCTGGTAGTTCTAGATGAGATAGGGAGAGGCACCAGTACCTTTGATGGTATGAGCATTGCCTGGGCAGTGGTAGAATACCTCCATGATATGAGGTCTTCAGGGGCTAAAACACTTTTTGCCACTCATTATCATGAACTGACAGACTTAGAAGAGAGTCTGCCGGCGGTAAAAAACTATTCTATCGCTGTAAAAGAAGAGGGTGAGGATATAGTTTTTCTGCGTAAGGTAATTCCTCAAAAGGCAGACCGTAGTTACGGAATTCAGGTGGCAAGATTGGCCGGACTTCCCACGGAATTGATCACCAGGGCAGCTGACATTTTATCTGAACTGGAGCATGAAAAGCATAAGAATTTCTCAACTGTTCTTTGCGAAACCGAAAGGACAACCTCCGAAGTTTTTGGAGACTGTAACTTACGTAAAGGTTTAAAAGTTGGTGTAAATTCATGGGGTGTTATGGAAGAGCACCGCACCACTATAACAGATACATTATTAAAAATAAAAAGTGCTGATCCTTTGAGAACCACTCCCATGGAAGCATTGAATGTACTTCATGAGATTTATGAAATACTAAAAAGACTGGATATTGATCTTGAAGAAGAACTTTAA
- the miaA gene encoding tRNA (adenosine(37)-N6)-dimethylallyltransferase MiaA, with the protein MLYPLLCIVGPTAVGKTTISVETALKIRGEIISGDSMQVYRYMDIGTAKPSLKERRGVPHHLVDILLPHEPFSVADFQSEAFKLIPQIFSRNRLPILAGGTGLYLKAIVDQYNFGEISANWELREKLREQANSLGNQHLYRKLRIVDPKSAEKIHPNDLKRIIRALEVFLTTGRPISSFNELAPEKRFPLKPLIIGLTMNRSRLYNRINLRVEQMMAGGLEQEVRDLLKRGYSPQLVSMQGLGYRHMINFLKERYTKEEAVELLKRDTRRFAKRQLTLFKRNDKIVWIDLDKYLEQDEIVEKICYFGRNI; encoded by the coding sequence TTGTTATATCCACTGCTTTGTATTGTAGGTCCTACGGCGGTAGGCAAGACCACAATTTCTGTAGAAACTGCTTTAAAAATCCGGGGGGAAATCATATCCGGTGACTCTATGCAGGTTTACCGCTATATGGATATCGGGACAGCAAAACCTTCATTAAAGGAGAGAAGAGGGGTCCCCCACCATCTGGTGGATATTCTTTTACCCCATGAGCCCTTTAGTGTCGCTGATTTTCAAAGTGAGGCCTTTAAGCTGATTCCGCAGATTTTTTCCCGAAATAGACTTCCTATTTTAGCGGGAGGGACAGGTTTGTATTTAAAAGCCATCGTTGATCAATATAACTTTGGTGAAATCAGTGCAAATTGGGAATTACGGGAAAAACTAAGAGAACAGGCCAATTCACTGGGTAATCAACATTTATATCGGAAGTTAAGAATAGTGGATCCCAAAAGTGCTGAAAAAATTCACCCTAATGACCTGAAAAGGATTATAAGGGCCCTGGAGGTATTTTTAACTACTGGAAGACCCATTTCCAGTTTTAATGAATTAGCTCCTGAAAAAAGGTTTCCTTTAAAACCCTTGATTATTGGATTAACTATGAATCGCAGCAGATTGTATAATAGAATTAATTTGAGGGTTGAACAGATGATGGCCGGGGGGTTGGAGCAGGAAGTCAGAGATTTACTGAAACGTGGTTACAGCCCTCAACTGGTGTCTATGCAGGGTTTAGGCTATAGACATATGATTAATTTTTTGAAGGAGCGGTATACTAAAGAAGAAGCAGTTGAGCTGTTAAAAAGAGATACCCGGCGTTTTGCCAAGAGACAGCTGACTTTATTTAAGCGCAATGATAAAATAGTTTGGATTGATTTGGATAAATATTTAGAGCAGGATGAAATAGTAGAAAAAATATGTTATTTTGGCAGGAATATCTAA
- the hfq gene encoding RNA chaperone Hfq — protein MNKGPVNLQDNFLNQARRENMFLTVFLVNGYQIKGIVKSFDNFTILLEVESKQQLVYKHAVSTIIPLKNINVNPQED, from the coding sequence GTGAACAAGGGACCTGTAAATTTACAGGATAATTTTTTGAATCAAGCAAGAAGAGAAAATATGTTTCTAACCGTTTTTTTGGTAAACGGATATCAAATAAAGGGGATTGTAAAAAGTTTCGATAATTTTACCATTCTTCTTGAGGTGGAAAGCAAACAACAGCTGGTTTACAAACATGCTGTTTCAACTATCATTCCTCTAAAAAATATTAATGTCAACCCCCAGGAGGATTAA
- the mutL gene encoding DNA mismatch repair endonuclease MutL produces MAGIIILDPETVNQIAAGEVIERPASVIKELVENSIDASAEKIDIEVKEGGLSFIRIVDNGTGMSRQDTLLALERHATSKIKRAEDLQRIQTLGFRGEALSSIAAVSRMRLRTRLEGELSATEIKVVGGEVSGLSEKGCPVGTEVQVEDLFFNTPARRKFLKKPSLETGRITDLVNRMALSYPTISFSLAIDGRQVLKTRGSGDLLEIIAQVYGREKARQFIPVDFTQNSLKINGYTGKPSLCRSNRGQQTFFINNRYIKSIVISRALEEAYGTLLLKNFYPSAVLFITVEPDKVDVNVHPGKAEVRFADEKEIHSLIFESIKDSLKKHTLIPEVSLSKKTKEKNYKQVSFFLEGVNTTNQESSCKPYHKVSMIEDMDKIPSEKRITNTANTCNHESAHEQIRSQNHDSSVTRDEKAVLLFEGRKVDNHEIIGEQLIQEIKVLGQFLGTYILVQREQDLLLVDQHAAHERILYEKLKGQFQREIRVQEVIPRVLELEAGTETMSEEIRDFCRELNFEVDIFGSGSLVLRGVPNFIKDIYSLSFVEDLISSFLSGGNNQEKAKEESIIMMACKAACKANMKMTIEGMKALVEDLFKTELPYTCPHGRPTMIVLTQDELEKNFKRRL; encoded by the coding sequence ATGGCCGGCATTATTATTTTGGACCCGGAAACGGTGAACCAAATCGCAGCAGGGGAGGTTATTGAAAGGCCTGCCTCTGTAATCAAAGAACTGGTGGAAAACTCCATTGATGCTTCTGCTGAGAAAATAGATATTGAGGTTAAAGAAGGTGGACTATCCTTCATAAGGATTGTGGACAACGGAACCGGAATGTCCCGTCAGGATACCCTCCTGGCCCTGGAAAGGCATGCCACCAGCAAGATAAAAAGGGCAGAAGATTTACAGCGCATACAAACATTGGGGTTCAGGGGGGAAGCCCTTTCCAGTATTGCTGCTGTTTCCCGAATGCGCCTTCGGACCCGTCTTGAGGGCGAGCTTTCCGCCACAGAAATAAAAGTTGTCGGGGGAGAGGTTTCCGGGTTATCTGAGAAAGGATGTCCCGTAGGGACTGAAGTTCAGGTGGAGGACCTTTTTTTTAACACTCCTGCCCGGAGGAAGTTTTTAAAAAAACCGTCGCTGGAGACAGGAAGGATAACGGACCTGGTGAACAGGATGGCCTTGTCTTATCCTACCATTTCTTTTTCTTTGGCCATAGATGGCCGTCAGGTTTTAAAAACCCGGGGAAGTGGAGACCTTCTGGAGATTATAGCTCAAGTCTACGGCAGGGAAAAAGCCCGGCAGTTTATTCCAGTGGATTTTACACAGAACAGTCTAAAAATCAACGGATATACGGGAAAACCTTCTCTCTGCCGTTCCAATCGCGGTCAGCAGACTTTTTTTATAAACAATCGGTATATAAAAAGCATTGTAATAAGCCGGGCTCTTGAAGAAGCCTATGGGACACTGCTTTTAAAGAATTTTTATCCTTCAGCAGTGCTTTTTATTACTGTGGAACCTGACAAAGTCGATGTTAATGTACATCCCGGAAAAGCAGAGGTGCGTTTTGCCGATGAAAAGGAAATACATAGTTTGATATTTGAGTCCATTAAAGATTCCCTGAAAAAGCATACTCTCATCCCGGAAGTCTCTTTGTCAAAAAAAACAAAAGAAAAAAATTATAAACAGGTATCCTTTTTCTTGGAAGGGGTAAATACTACAAATCAGGAGTCTTCTTGTAAACCATACCATAAAGTCAGCATGATAGAGGATATGGATAAAATTCCTTCAGAAAAGAGAATTACCAATACTGCCAATACCTGTAATCATGAATCTGCCCATGAACAAATTCGCAGCCAAAACCATGATTCAAGCGTTACCCGTGATGAAAAGGCAGTTCTATTATTTGAGGGTAGGAAAGTTGATAATCACGAAATAATCGGTGAACAATTAATTCAAGAAATAAAAGTGCTGGGCCAGTTTCTAGGGACTTATATTCTGGTACAGAGAGAACAGGATCTGCTGTTGGTGGATCAGCATGCCGCCCATGAACGAATCCTTTATGAGAAATTAAAAGGGCAGTTTCAGCGGGAGATAAGGGTACAAGAAGTAATTCCCAGGGTGTTAGAACTAGAGGCAGGTACCGAAACCATGTCAGAAGAGATTCGGGATTTCTGCAGGGAGCTAAATTTTGAAGTAGATATTTTTGGCAGTGGTTCCTTGGTGCTGCGGGGGGTCCCCAACTTTATTAAGGATATTTATAGCTTGAGTTTTGTGGAAGACCTTATCAGTTCTTTTTTAAGTGGGGGAAATAATCAGGAAAAAGCCAAAGAGGAATCTATAATCATGATGGCTTGTAAGGCAGCCTGTAAGGCTAACATGAAAATGACTATAGAGGGAATGAAAGCTTTGGTGGAAGACCTGTTTAAAACTGAATTGCCCTATACCTGTCCTCATGGAAGGCCCACTATGATTGTGTTGACCCAGGACGAATTGGAAAAGAATTTTAAACGCCGACTTTAA